The Onychomys torridus chromosome 4, mOncTor1.1, whole genome shotgun sequence genome includes a window with the following:
- the Lin7c gene encoding protein lin-7 homolog C codes for MAALGEPVRLERDICRAIELLEKLQRSGEVPPQKLQALQRVLQSEFCNAVREVYEHVYETVDISSSPEVRANATAKATVAAFAASEGHSHPRVVELPKTEEGLGFNIMGGKEQNSPIYISRIIPGGIADRHGGLKRGDQLLSVNGVSVEGEHHEKAVELLKAAQGKVKLVVRYTPKVLEEMESRFEKMRSAKRRQQT; via the exons ATGGCGGCGCTGGGGGAACCTGTCCGGCTGGAGAGGG ATATCTGCAGAGCAATTGAGTTATTGGAAAAACTACAGAGGAGTGGAGAGGTGCCGCCTCAGAAACTTCAGGCTTTGCAAAGAGTCCTTCAGAGTGAGTTCTGCAATGCTGTGAGGGAG GTATATGAACATGTTTATGAAACTGTGGACATTAGTAGCAGCCCTGAAGTGAGAGCTAATGCAACTGCAAAG GCTACTGTTGCTGCATTTGCTGCCAGTGAAGGACACTCCCATCCCCGAGTTGTTGAGCTACCCAAaacagaagagggccttggattcAATATCATGGGAGGCAAAGAACAAAACTCTCCAATCTATATCTCACGGATAATTCCAGGTGGAATTGCTGACAGACATGGGGGCCTCAAACGAGGAGATCAGCTGCTTTCTGTTAATGGAGTG AGTGTCGAAGGAGAACATCATGAGAAAGCTGTAGAGCTACTGAAAGCAGCCCAAGGGAAGGTTAAACTAGTTGTACGGTATACGCCAAAAGTCTTGGAAGAAATGGAATCACGCTTTGAAAAAATGAGATCGGCAAAACGCAGACAACAGACCTaa